One window from the genome of Halobellus ruber encodes:
- a CDS encoding DUF3592 domain-containing protein yields MVSFGPAIGSLLWTGLGAVIAWNGWQSHTDEQERVGDAVEVQAEITDLGVTETQQATDENEAGPRTTRTEYAPRVTFEYAFEGDEYTSDNVEPPSAGADTTVRYPDESGARSHLEEYDEGQTVTAYVDPDAPGEGFLERETNTVRNLAIVGVGGLMMVVGVAALAASVVVL; encoded by the coding sequence ATGGTGTCATTCGGACCAGCAATCGGATCGTTGCTCTGGACGGGCCTGGGGGCCGTCATCGCGTGGAACGGATGGCAGTCACATACGGACGAACAGGAGCGAGTCGGCGACGCGGTCGAGGTACAGGCGGAGATAACCGACCTCGGGGTCACCGAGACCCAGCAGGCGACCGATGAGAACGAAGCTGGTCCGCGGACCACGCGAACCGAGTACGCACCGCGGGTCACCTTCGAGTACGCGTTCGAGGGCGACGAGTACACTTCGGATAACGTCGAACCGCCGTCGGCGGGAGCGGATACGACGGTCCGGTACCCCGACGAGTCCGGGGCGCGCTCGCACCTCGAGGAGTACGACGAAGGACAGACCGTGACTGCGTACGTCGACCCGGACGCACCGGGAGAGGGGTTCTTGGAGCGGGAAACGAACACCGTCCGGAACCTCGCGATCGTCGGCGTCGGCGGGTTGATGATGGTCGTCGGGGTTGCTGCGCTCGCTGCTTCGGTGGTCGTTCTCTGA
- a CDS encoding Tfx family DNA-binding protein: protein MTNAERDGSDAPASEGGDPGGPSAVDDAEAEADPADADEALSAVGFDADESVLTRRQAEVLVLRERGIRQSRIASMLGTSRANVSSIESSARRNVEKARETVAFAEALTAPVRIPVQGGTDLYDVPKQVYDACDEAGVKVNRTAPELMKVVSDAAGDAIQGREVRESLLVGVTTDGKVQVRRSDG, encoded by the coding sequence ATGACAAACGCCGAACGGGACGGAAGCGACGCGCCGGCGTCGGAGGGCGGTGATCCCGGCGGTCCGTCGGCGGTCGACGACGCCGAGGCGGAAGCGGATCCCGCCGACGCCGACGAGGCGCTCTCGGCCGTCGGGTTCGACGCCGACGAGAGCGTGTTGACTCGGCGACAGGCCGAGGTGCTGGTGCTGCGGGAACGCGGGATCCGACAGTCCCGGATCGCGTCGATGCTGGGGACGTCCCGCGCCAACGTGTCGAGCATCGAGTCCAGCGCCCGCCGGAACGTGGAGAAGGCCAGGGAAACCGTGGCGTTCGCGGAGGCGCTGACCGCGCCGGTACGGATCCCCGTCCAGGGCGGGACCGACCTCTACGACGTCCCGAAGCAGGTGTACGACGCCTGCGACGAGGCGGGCGTGAAGGTGAACCGCACCGCACCGGAGCTGATGAAAGTGGTCTCTGACGCCGCTGGCGACGCCATCCAGGGCCGGGAGGTGCGGGAGTCGCTCCTGGTCGGCGTGACGACCGACGGCAAGGTTCAGGTGCGGCGCTCCGACGGCTGA
- a CDS encoding TRAM domain-containing protein, which yields MSDCPLADDCPRYSERISGMGCQYYGDRGGAEWCNSYDQPIEDLKAQPVKPGEEVVVEVDDIHESGAGVGRTDDGFIVLIDGLLPTTRAVVRIDRVKSNHATAKKVVERLPMEDDEAEGDADGDDADDGDRRGDDGRGGRDRSTALGSRDNFWGG from the coding sequence ATGTCCGACTGTCCGCTCGCCGACGACTGCCCCAGGTACTCCGAGCGAATCAGCGGGATGGGGTGTCAGTACTACGGCGACCGCGGGGGTGCCGAGTGGTGCAACTCCTACGATCAGCCGATCGAGGACCTCAAGGCACAGCCCGTCAAACCCGGCGAGGAGGTGGTCGTCGAGGTCGACGACATCCACGAGAGCGGAGCGGGCGTCGGCCGGACCGACGACGGGTTCATCGTGCTCATCGACGGCCTGCTGCCGACGACCCGGGCGGTCGTCCGGATCGACCGGGTGAAGTCGAACCACGCGACCGCAAAGAAGGTTGTCGAGCGCCTCCCGATGGAGGACGACGAGGCGGAGGGCGACGCCGACGGGGACGACGCCGACGACGGGGACCGACGGGGTGACGACGGCCGCGGCGGCCGGGATCGCTCGACCGCGCTCGGCAGCCGCGACAACTTCTGGGGCGGGTAG
- a CDS encoding DUF373 family protein, which yields MLLVLCVDLDDDLGRKTGAETPIVGRDAVEAAAVDLATADPEDSDVNVLFQGIHEYDALRADPEVDEEVTVAAVTGTQGGDVQANRAIGDEIDRVLAGLSTGENVGAIVITDGAQDESVLPVVRSRVPIDSVRRVVVRQAQDLESIYYTMKQVLADPETRGTILVPLGILLLIYPFVTVASLFDVPGAVVLGVLSALLGLYTLFRGLGLEDAVDGTAERVRDILYEGRVTLITYVAAAALLVVGGFRGLALLETVRVDVGGPTPPVVLSALIHGAVQWFAAAGVTSSLGQVADEYLADRFEWRYLNAPFYVVAIGVVLYVVSGFFLPGEVVGVRSFSLTQVAIGLTAGTLLGVFSTLTFAIAESRFPTAPETT from the coding sequence ATGCTGCTGGTCCTCTGTGTCGACCTCGACGACGACCTCGGCCGGAAGACCGGCGCCGAAACCCCGATCGTCGGCCGGGACGCCGTCGAGGCGGCGGCCGTCGACCTCGCGACGGCCGATCCGGAGGACTCCGACGTCAACGTGCTGTTCCAGGGGATCCACGAGTACGACGCCCTCCGCGCCGATCCCGAGGTCGACGAGGAGGTGACCGTCGCGGCCGTCACCGGCACCCAGGGCGGCGACGTGCAGGCCAACCGGGCGATCGGCGACGAGATCGACCGGGTGCTGGCGGGGCTGTCGACCGGCGAGAACGTCGGCGCGATCGTGATCACCGACGGCGCACAGGACGAGTCGGTGTTACCGGTCGTCCGCTCGCGGGTGCCGATCGACAGCGTGCGCCGCGTGGTCGTCCGGCAGGCCCAGGACCTCGAATCGATCTACTACACGATGAAGCAGGTGCTTGCGGACCCCGAGACCCGCGGGACGATTTTAGTGCCGCTCGGCATCCTGCTTTTGATCTACCCGTTCGTGACAGTTGCCAGCCTGTTCGACGTTCCCGGCGCGGTGGTCCTCGGCGTACTCTCGGCGCTGCTCGGGCTCTACACCCTCTTCCGCGGGTTGGGCCTCGAGGACGCCGTCGACGGGACCGCCGAGCGCGTCCGCGACATCCTCTATGAGGGCAGAGTCACGCTCATCACCTACGTCGCCGCCGCGGCGCTGCTCGTCGTCGGCGGGTTCCGTGGCCTTGCGCTCTTAGAGACGGTGCGTGTCGACGTCGGCGGCCCGACCCCACCGGTCGTGCTGTCGGCGCTGATCCACGGTGCCGTCCAGTGGTTCGCCGCCGCGGGCGTCACCTCGAGCCTGGGGCAGGTCGCCGACGAGTACCTCGCGGACCGCTTCGAGTGGCGGTACCTCAACGCGCCCTTCTACGTCGTCGCCATCGGAGTCGTGCTCTACGTGGTCTCGGGCTTCTTCCTGCCGGGGGAGGTCGTTGGCGTCCGGTCGTTCTCGCTCACGCAGGTGGCGATCGGCCTCACCGCCGGGACGCTGCTGGGCGTGTTCAGCACGCTCACCTTCGCGATCGCCGAATCGCGGTTCCCGACGGCGCCGGAGACGACGTAG
- a CDS encoding mannose-1-phosphate guanylyltransferase — MAGPDPGSGAGPTVVAVVLAGGTGSRLYPASRSDRPKQFLSLLRSASLLERTVDRARTVADSVVVLTRESYAAGVAERVPDAEVLVEPAGRDTGPALLYATHWIGERYDDAVALVLPSDHLIGESNGETAGFAPAVRRGVAVAAETDRLVTFGVEPTRPETGYGYIEAGEAPGTVEDGVPPATDAEWYPVASFHEKPDAETAESYVAAGHYWNAGLFAWRPEVFLAAADAPPLSPLVDALRSGDDAEVAAAFESVDPVSVDYAVLESAADVAVVPAAFPWDDVGAWDALDRVLDADADGNAATEGVTLRALEAADNVVAADDAHVSVVGVSGLAVVAWDDRVLVVPKERAQDVKRLVRRLEDRGEF; from the coding sequence ATGGCCGGTCCCGATCCGGGTTCCGGGGCCGGCCCCACGGTCGTCGCCGTCGTGCTCGCGGGCGGCACGGGGTCGCGGCTCTACCCCGCCAGTCGGTCGGACAGGCCGAAGCAGTTCCTGTCGCTTTTGCGCTCGGCGTCGCTGCTCGAACGCACCGTCGACCGTGCCCGAACGGTCGCGGACAGCGTGGTCGTGCTCACCCGCGAGTCGTACGCCGCGGGCGTGGCCGAACGGGTTCCGGACGCCGAGGTGCTGGTCGAACCCGCCGGCCGCGACACCGGGCCGGCGCTCCTGTACGCCACGCACTGGATCGGCGAGCGGTACGACGACGCCGTCGCGCTCGTGCTCCCGAGCGACCACCTGATCGGCGAGTCCAACGGGGAAACGGCGGGGTTCGCCCCCGCGGTCCGGCGGGGCGTCGCCGTCGCGGCCGAAACCGACCGGCTGGTGACGTTCGGCGTCGAACCGACGCGGCCGGAGACCGGCTACGGGTACATCGAGGCCGGGGAAGCACCCGGAACGGTCGAGGACGGGGTCCCTCCTGCGACCGACGCCGAGTGGTACCCGGTCGCGTCGTTCCACGAGAAGCCCGATGCGGAGACCGCAGAGTCCTACGTCGCCGCGGGCCACTACTGGAACGCCGGGCTGTTCGCGTGGCGCCCGGAGGTGTTCCTGGCTGCGGCCGACGCGCCGCCGCTTTCGCCGCTCGTCGACGCGCTCCGGTCGGGCGACGACGCCGAGGTGGCCGCGGCGTTCGAGTCGGTCGACCCCGTGAGCGTCGATTATGCGGTGCTTGAATCCGCCGCCGACGTCGCCGTCGTGCCGGCCGCCTTCCCGTGGGACGACGTCGGCGCCTGGGACGCCCTCGACCGGGTGCTCGACGCCGACGCGGACGGGAATGCCGCCACCGAGGGCGTCACGCTGCGGGCGCTCGAGGCGGCGGACAACGTCGTCGCGGCCGACGACGCCCACGTCTCCGTGGTCGGCGTCTCCGGGCTCGCTGTGGTCGCGTGGGACGACCGGGTGCTCGTCGTCCCGAAGGAGCGGGCCCAGGACGTCAAGCGGCTTGTCCGCCGGCTGGAGGACCGCGGGGAGTTCTGA
- a CDS encoding radical SAM protein, producing MISKGCEQCAKGGKMVLFVYGYCDQRDCFYCPLGENRKNVTDVYANERLVADDEDVIEEAHRMDALGTSITGGEPQEAMAKTTRYLSLLKDEFGAEHHTHLYTGITGGRENMRRLSEAGLDEIRFHPPYELWGDLHGTEWEEILYIAREEGLTPAFEIPGIRAEEEFLEFLDEGAAEFCNVNEFEMSDGNYRRMQEQGYELQDGHMSAVEGSKEEILASMGDHERVYFCTSVFKDAAQHRNRLKRMARNVRRPFDEVTDDGTLVYGKTWVPPEELDALGVPEEFYTVKSEHVEVAWWLLEEMVEDGDVPEGELVEQYPTVDGTVVERTPLA from the coding sequence ATGATCTCGAAGGGCTGTGAGCAGTGCGCCAAGGGCGGCAAGATGGTGCTCTTCGTTTACGGGTACTGCGACCAGCGCGACTGCTTTTACTGCCCGCTCGGCGAGAACCGGAAGAACGTCACCGACGTCTACGCCAACGAGCGGTTAGTTGCGGACGACGAGGACGTCATCGAAGAAGCTCACCGGATGGACGCGTTGGGGACCTCGATCACCGGCGGCGAACCCCAGGAGGCGATGGCGAAGACGACGCGGTACCTCTCGCTTCTGAAAGACGAGTTCGGCGCCGAGCACCACACCCACCTCTACACCGGGATCACCGGCGGCCGGGAGAACATGCGCCGGCTCTCGGAGGCCGGCCTCGACGAGATCCGGTTTCACCCGCCGTACGAACTGTGGGGGGACCTCCACGGCACCGAGTGGGAGGAGATTCTGTATATCGCCCGCGAGGAGGGGCTCACGCCCGCCTTCGAGATCCCCGGCATCCGCGCCGAAGAGGAGTTCCTCGAGTTCTTAGACGAGGGGGCCGCGGAGTTCTGCAACGTCAACGAGTTCGAGATGAGCGACGGCAACTACCGCCGGATGCAGGAGCAGGGCTACGAACTTCAGGACGGCCATATGTCCGCCGTCGAGGGCTCGAAGGAGGAGATCCTCGCGTCGATGGGCGACCACGAGCGGGTGTACTTCTGCACCTCCGTGTTCAAGGACGCCGCCCAGCACCGCAACCGGCTCAAGCGGATGGCGCGCAACGTCCGCCGGCCCTTCGACGAGGTGACCGACGACGGCACGCTCGTCTACGGCAAGACCTGGGTCCCCCCCGAGGAACTCGACGCCCTGGGCGTCCCCGAGGAGTTCTACACGGTCAAATCCGAGCACGTCGAGGTCGCGTGGTGGCTCTTAGAGGAGATGGTCGAGGACGGCGACGTCCCCGAGGGCGAACTCGTCGAGCAGTACCCCACCGTCGACGGGACCGTCGTCGAGCGGACGCCGCTGGCCTGA
- a CDS encoding PKD domain-containing protein yields MNAFESSGNWIVRDSDFRDINTAIGAVGTEGRWSVDGATIRNASGTGIDAYAATAAWTVRDTTITDARNYGINTPFSAGDWVVENTSIKNTEDGILASFSTGNWTIRNSDVQLPSGSFSAVDASFSEGAWTIRNSTLSADAVAVYAPESTGRFDIRSSTVKGSNFGINVRATTSDWVIDNTKITNNAESGIIALDADGDWRVEDSVIRGNRVGINATRTGNSWTVSDTSVTNNADRGIDAEDASGNWNIESTEITDNSVGIRASNVETSWGVNGSIITANEDHGINANDSETTGDATDNWWGQESGPTDSQCVGNVNCGTPLNSTPTAGAPPDVGPISEEAEDGTPDPVFNLSPQPANASEQLTFDATVSGDDTIESYEWDLGDGTTASGGVVNHTYESPGNYTVNLTVTDASGRTNSTERVIPVGPATPTAAFDYRPKPQNATRPVAFNASTSTAPNSNITSYEWEFGDNETGTGETINHTYFDPGNYTVNLTVTSANGGVNSTNRTVEILPSDALVVDVGNETAPYQRIDAAVANASDGDRVLVRSGTYNDSDGRITLDTNITVVAPDGAVVARSGRSLSAAFEIGPNVTTTIRNFTVRDFGTAVEASNTGADWRVVGLTTVETPTAVNAFESAGDWRITDLDARLNDRYDATAINARGSDGNWAVTESAVANVSAGLVAADTTGNWSVSNLSVSSATTGIDAGGSDGAWRVDAVEITDASTPLLAPDTSGDWRIDDATVSDSGGLVVRRSGGDWSIRNSTLGRTEGVRAAGTTGNWSVANTTIRNGGPVAVSATDADGDWTVTNVSIEGHEHGIDATGATGSWRLTETRISDSTDAGIVADSTTEQWRITGTRVSNSTGAGVLADGAATSWSISDSRLNSNDVGVSARNTGGNWTLLNVSIADTATVGLRADGAAGDWLVSDASDISGGSVGVRAVGTTGDWGIHRTNLTSNGVDVNATGGAPEGNARRNYWGSDGAADADCVGNVTCANPLEAPAGGFQTGFDVRVFGTDGTALDGAEVYVYERGTADPVTVRTWDPRKETSVPGGATQDALVGEEGLVRFNGLSEREYCLLVVPQADSSAGPAGRCVPATEDVLTDQRFVLTPPTDPTTATDWPQFQADRRNTGYADAEGPRTLPIVLWNESINGPAYSAPIVANGTVYVAVEETLYAFDADTGTQKWTFESPTGGNVSNGPAAANGTVYFRVGPELYALAAADGDRRWTATVPNGLGGTWPRASVTVAEGTVIVPVTRGDGDGGMVAYDAETGDRTWIQRFEGRGVVNVRTTPAVDNGTVYGGAIANAGGLSLAQSAGKGSGAGTGSKPDYPSLGIASKFISIENLATTYALDFETGEVEWTYAGQFNAISGITVGDGRVYAPRKSGTGAQIVMLGPRSGDRLKSVSEEGLLRRDSFTGILNSPALRNGRLYIADGDGLNALSPDNSTGISQVDIDDGEYGEVEWDRATKGAHVGSPALTEHSVFSTKVALFEINETPGAVVGRNRSTGAERWRYDLSGRTLSSPAVSGNAVYVATAGGPEATNPRVHAVGEAFALPADELHNDSEGAGYIGHVQPDPVGEASPDDPTVTALITRPSGPSVDTIDGETVYYETATFTGEADQSISAVMQDDVSRGQRLDAFDGSRLTLVGPDGSVVATDEIDEDAPSVTATLPRNGVYTLVLSNTGLARISGREASYDLLLESPSASRERVESDGNSVELNVRNAESGEEVTASVPDSVSPRVESVSVTFANETAAGTFEVNTTTTRPSGTPPVPDGTEPAYLRVDHEGVPDSDIGSGEITIELPKAEVNDTGNVTVYRYQDEWQELSTSLVGETSDTYRFEVTTPGYSTFAIVTGESLVSDFQTETDGSGGDDTGGGIQDVADGGDDDSDSGLTVNLTDSTATPSPESTTQPPEPTDTPQPTVTRSDATETVTGRDTPTTTATAAEGERTESIGAVSGFGLVVPVIALLAAALLAGRRD; encoded by the coding sequence GTGAACGCCTTCGAGTCGAGTGGCAACTGGATCGTGCGTGATAGTGATTTCCGAGATATAAACACAGCAATTGGGGCGGTCGGGACGGAAGGACGCTGGTCCGTCGATGGAGCCACCATACGGAACGCCAGTGGGACCGGTATCGACGCGTACGCAGCGACGGCAGCGTGGACCGTTCGCGATACGACGATCACAGATGCTCGGAACTACGGTATCAATACGCCTTTTTCCGCGGGAGACTGGGTCGTCGAGAACACGAGCATAAAAAATACCGAGGACGGTATTTTGGCGTCGTTTTCCACCGGAAACTGGACGATCCGGAATAGCGACGTACAACTCCCATCGGGATCGTTCAGCGCAGTCGATGCTTCTTTTTCCGAAGGTGCGTGGACGATTCGCAACAGCACACTTAGTGCCGACGCAGTTGCGGTCTACGCGCCCGAAAGTACCGGTAGGTTCGATATCCGATCGAGCACGGTCAAAGGGTCGAACTTCGGGATCAACGTCCGGGCTACGACATCTGATTGGGTGATTGATAATACGAAAATTACAAATAATGCGGAAAGCGGAATCATTGCGCTCGATGCGGACGGTGACTGGCGCGTCGAAGATAGTGTAATTCGAGGGAACCGCGTTGGAATCAACGCCACGCGGACCGGTAATTCGTGGACGGTATCTGATACATCAGTCACTAATAACGCTGATCGCGGTATCGACGCGGAGGACGCAAGCGGCAACTGGAACATCGAGTCGACCGAAATTACGGACAACAGCGTCGGTATTCGAGCATCGAACGTCGAAACGTCGTGGGGCGTCAACGGATCGATCATCACCGCCAACGAAGATCACGGCATCAACGCGAACGACTCTGAGACGACCGGCGATGCCACCGACAACTGGTGGGGCCAGGAATCCGGCCCCACCGACTCGCAGTGTGTCGGGAACGTCAACTGTGGTACCCCGCTCAATTCGACGCCGACCGCCGGTGCGCCACCCGATGTCGGACCGATATCCGAGGAAGCTGAGGACGGCACGCCGGACCCGGTTTTCAACCTTTCCCCACAACCGGCAAACGCGAGCGAACAACTGACGTTCGACGCGACGGTCTCCGGGGACGACACGATCGAGTCCTACGAGTGGGATCTCGGCGACGGGACGACCGCGTCCGGCGGCGTCGTCAACCACACCTACGAGTCTCCGGGCAACTACACGGTCAACCTCACCGTCACCGACGCGTCGGGGAGGACCAACAGTACGGAGCGCGTGATCCCGGTCGGCCCCGCGACGCCCACCGCAGCGTTCGACTACCGACCGAAACCACAGAACGCGACGCGCCCTGTCGCGTTCAACGCCTCCACCTCGACGGCCCCGAACAGCAACATCACGTCCTACGAGTGGGAGTTCGGCGACAACGAGACCGGAACCGGTGAAACGATCAACCACACGTACTTCGATCCGGGGAACTACACGGTCAACCTGACCGTCACGAGCGCGAACGGCGGCGTCAACAGTACGAACCGGACCGTCGAGATCCTGCCCAGCGACGCGCTCGTCGTCGACGTCGGCAACGAGACGGCGCCGTATCAGCGGATTGACGCGGCAGTCGCCAACGCCAGCGACGGCGACCGCGTGCTGGTTCGTTCCGGTACCTACAACGACAGCGACGGCCGAATTACCCTCGACACGAACATCACCGTCGTTGCTCCCGACGGTGCGGTCGTCGCCCGGAGCGGGCGCTCGCTGTCGGCCGCGTTCGAGATCGGGCCGAACGTAACCACGACGATCCGCAATTTCACGGTTCGCGACTTCGGGACTGCGGTCGAGGCGTCGAACACCGGCGCCGACTGGAGGGTCGTCGGGCTGACGACCGTCGAGACGCCGACCGCGGTCAACGCGTTCGAGTCAGCCGGCGACTGGCGCATTACCGACCTCGACGCCCGGCTGAACGATCGCTACGACGCGACTGCGATCAACGCGCGCGGCTCGGACGGAAACTGGGCCGTCACGGAAAGTGCCGTCGCAAACGTGAGCGCCGGACTCGTCGCCGCCGACACGACCGGAAACTGGAGCGTCTCGAACCTCTCGGTCAGCTCGGCGACGACCGGCATCGACGCCGGCGGATCCGACGGCGCGTGGCGCGTTGACGCCGTTGAGATAACCGACGCGAGTACCCCGCTGCTCGCCCCCGACACCTCCGGCGACTGGCGGATCGACGACGCGACGGTCTCGGACTCGGGCGGCCTCGTCGTCCGACGGAGCGGCGGCGACTGGTCGATCCGGAACAGCACCCTCGGGAGGACGGAAGGCGTTCGGGCTGCGGGAACCACCGGCAACTGGTCGGTCGCCAACACCACGATCCGCAACGGCGGTCCCGTAGCCGTTTCGGCGACCGACGCGGACGGCGATTGGACGGTGACGAACGTCTCCATCGAGGGACACGAACACGGTATCGACGCTACCGGTGCGACCGGTTCGTGGCGGCTCACCGAGACACGGATCTCCGACAGCACCGACGCCGGAATCGTTGCCGACAGTACAACCGAACAGTGGCGCATCACCGGAACCCGCGTCTCCAACAGTACGGGGGCCGGTGTCCTCGCCGACGGTGCGGCGACCAGTTGGTCCATCTCCGACAGCCGACTGAACTCGAACGACGTCGGCGTGAGTGCGCGGAACACCGGGGGTAACTGGACGCTCCTGAACGTCTCGATTGCCGACACCGCTACCGTCGGCCTCCGTGCTGACGGCGCGGCGGGCGACTGGCTGGTCTCGGACGCGTCCGACATCAGCGGCGGTTCCGTCGGGGTTCGCGCCGTCGGGACGACCGGCGACTGGGGGATCCATCGGACGAACCTGACCTCGAACGGCGTAGACGTGAACGCGACCGGTGGTGCGCCCGAGGGGAACGCCAGGCGCAACTACTGGGGTTCCGACGGCGCGGCTGACGCCGACTGCGTCGGCAACGTCACGTGTGCGAACCCGCTCGAAGCGCCGGCGGGCGGCTTCCAGACCGGATTCGACGTCCGCGTGTTCGGAACGGACGGGACTGCGCTCGACGGTGCCGAGGTGTACGTTTACGAGCGTGGAACCGCCGACCCGGTGACGGTTCGGACCTGGGACCCCCGGAAGGAGACGTCGGTCCCCGGCGGCGCGACGCAGGACGCGCTCGTCGGCGAGGAGGGACTCGTCCGGTTCAACGGGCTCTCGGAACGCGAGTACTGTCTGCTGGTCGTCCCGCAAGCGGACAGTTCGGCCGGACCCGCCGGGCGCTGCGTCCCGGCGACCGAGGACGTGTTGACCGACCAGCGGTTCGTCCTGACGCCGCCGACGGATCCGACGACCGCGACGGACTGGCCACAGTTCCAGGCGGACCGACGAAACACCGGGTACGCCGACGCGGAGGGTCCGCGGACGCTCCCGATCGTTCTGTGGAACGAGTCGATCAACGGGCCAGCCTACAGCGCCCCGATCGTTGCGAACGGCACCGTCTACGTCGCCGTCGAGGAGACGCTCTACGCGTTCGATGCCGACACGGGCACCCAGAAGTGGACGTTCGAGTCCCCGACGGGGGGCAATGTCTCGAACGGACCCGCAGCGGCCAACGGGACGGTATACTTCCGCGTCGGTCCAGAACTCTATGCGCTGGCTGCCGCCGACGGCGACCGACGGTGGACTGCCACCGTTCCGAACGGTCTGGGCGGCACGTGGCCGCGTGCGTCGGTTACCGTCGCGGAGGGGACAGTGATCGTGCCGGTCACTCGCGGCGACGGCGACGGCGGGATGGTCGCGTACGACGCCGAGACCGGCGACCGAACCTGGATCCAGCGGTTCGAGGGCCGCGGCGTCGTCAACGTTCGCACGACCCCTGCCGTCGACAACGGGACCGTCTACGGCGGAGCGATCGCGAACGCCGGCGGACTCTCCCTGGCGCAATCGGCCGGCAAGGGCAGCGGCGCCGGCACCGGCTCGAAGCCGGACTACCCCAGCCTGGGAATCGCCTCGAAGTTCATCTCGATAGAGAATCTCGCCACGACGTACGCACTCGACTTCGAAACCGGCGAGGTCGAGTGGACGTACGCCGGACAGTTCAACGCCATTAGCGGCATTACTGTCGGCGACGGACGGGTGTATGCACCCAGGAAGTCGGGAACGGGGGCTCAGATCGTGATGTTGGGGCCTCGGAGCGGTGACCGGTTGAAATCCGTCAGCGAGGAGGGGCTGCTGAGGCGAGACTCCTTTACCGGCATCCTCAACTCCCCGGCGCTCCGGAACGGGCGGCTCTATATTGCGGATGGTGACGGACTCAACGCGCTCTCGCCGGACAACTCGACCGGTATCTCCCAGGTCGACATCGATGACGGTGAGTACGGTGAGGTCGAGTGGGACCGCGCGACGAAAGGCGCGCACGTCGGATCGCCGGCGCTCACCGAACACAGCGTCTTCAGCACCAAAGTAGCCCTCTTCGAGATCAACGAGACGCCCGGAGCGGTCGTCGGCCGAAACAGATCGACCGGGGCGGAGCGGTGGCGCTACGACCTGTCCGGCCGGACGCTGAGTTCCCCTGCGGTGTCAGGTAACGCAGTGTACGTGGCTACTGCCGGTGGCCCCGAAGCGACGAACCCGCGAGTTCACGCAGTCGGCGAGGCCTTCGCACTTCCGGCGGACGAACTGCACAACGACAGCGAGGGCGCCGGATACATCGGACACGTCCAACCCGATCCCGTCGGCGAGGCCTCGCCCGACGATCCCACCGTTACAGCCCTCATTACACGGCCGAGCGGCCCATCGGTCGACACGATTGACGGGGAGACGGTCTACTACGAGACGGCGACGTTCACCGGCGAGGCCGACCAGTCCATTAGCGCCGTTATGCAGGACGACGTGAGTCGCGGACAGCGACTCGACGCGTTCGACGGAAGCCGGCTGACGCTCGTCGGCCCGGACGGGAGCGTCGTTGCGACCGACGAAATCGACGAGGACGCGCCGTCGGTCACCGCCACACTCCCACGGAACGGCGTCTACACCCTCGTCCTGTCCAACACCGGCTTGGCCCGAATATCAGGCAGGGAAGCCAGCTACGATCTGCTGCTGGAGTCACCGTCCGCGTCCCGCGAACGCGTGGAAAGCGACGGCAACTCGGTCGAACTGAACGTCCGGAACGCCGAATCGGGAGAGGAGGTCACCGCATCAGTTCCCGACTCGGTCAGCCCGCGGGTGGAGTCGGTCTCAGTGACGTTCGCGAACGAGACCGCAGCCGGGACGTTCGAGGTGAACACGACCACGACCCGTCCGAGCGGTACACCACCAGTCCCCGACGGAACCGAACCCGCCTACCTCCGGGTCGATCACGAGGGCGTCCCGGACAGCGATATCGGCTCCGGCGAGATCACGATCGAACTACCTAAAGCCGAAGTCAACGACACGGGTAATGTCACCGTCTACCGTTATCAGGACGAGTGGCAGGAACTGAGTACCTCGCTGGTCGGCGAGACAAGTGATACGTACCGGTTCGAGGTAACGACCCCGGGGTACTCCACGTTCGCCATCGTCACCGGCGAGTCACTGGTCTCCGATTTCCAGACCGAAACTGACGGGAGCGGAGGTGATGACACCGGCGGCGGGATACAGGACGTCGCCGACGGGGGAGACGATGACTCCGACAGCGGGCTGACGGTCAACCTGACCGACTCGACGGCGACCCCGTCACCGGAATCGACGACCCAACCTCCGGAGCCGACGGACACGCCACAGCCGACGGTCACACGGTCGGACGCGACTGAAACCGTCACCGGACGCGACACTCCGACGACGACCGCGACGGCGGCCGAAGGAGAACGCACGGAGTCGATCGGCGCCGTTTCCGGGTTCGGACTGGTAGTCCCGGTGATCGCACTGCTGGCGGCGGCGCTTCTGGCGGGCCGCCGTGACTGA
- a CDS encoding DUF7091 family protein, translated as MDERLEGLLRRKFREAGRQYARARDAYREGRDGDSGDDAVASLPRDDEGRARLVCRRHADRRAVAIDDDGRPACFKAGHPDCEGCLEDVRDGIVETW; from the coding sequence ATGGACGAGCGTCTCGAAGGCCTGCTCAGACGGAAGTTCCGGGAGGCGGGCCGGCAGTACGCCCGCGCCCGCGACGCCTACCGCGAGGGCCGCGACGGCGACAGCGGGGACGACGCCGTCGCGTCGCTGCCCCGCGACGACGAGGGGCGGGCGCGACTCGTCTGCCGCCGCCACGCCGACCGGCGGGCGGTCGCGATCGACGACGACGGCCGCCCGGCGTGTTTCAAGGCGGGACACCCCGACTGCGAGGGGTGTCTCGAGGACGTCCGCGACGGGATCGTGGAGACGTGGTGA